The Mycobacterium sp. EPa45 genomic interval CGCTCGGCGTTCAGCGCCGCCAAGGTCGTGGCCACCTCGACGGCGCGGCGGGCGGTGTCGGCGGCCACCTCGGGCGCCAGTTCGGCGTGCGAGGCGAAGCCCCAGGTGCCGTCGACGATCACCCGCACCGCGAACCCGATCTCACGGTCGGTCACCGCGCTCTGCAGCTCGCCGTCGCGCAGCTGCACCACCTCGTTGGTGGTGGCGTGGATGCGCAGGTCTGCGTAGCTCGCTCCGGCGGCACGCGCGGCCGACAGCGCCGCATCGGCGAGTTCATGGCGCGGCAGGGCCAGGAAGTCGGCGTCAACATCACGGGGACTCACGTGCTACACGGTAACGGGCGGGTCAGCGACCCGCTTTAATGGCCAAGGTGACGACTCGGCGTGTGCGCTCGACCGTGCTCGGGTACGCGCTGCTCGCACCGAGCCTGTTCGGCGTCGTCTGCTTCCTGCTGCTGCCCATGCTGGTGGTGGTGTGGCTGAGTCTGCACCGTTGGGATCTGCTCGGCCCCATCCGCTATGTGGGGCTGGACAATTGGCGGTCGGTGCTCACCGACGCCGGCTTCGGCAACTCGCTGTTGGTGACGCTGGCGTTCGTCGCGATCGTTGTTCCGGTGCAGATCGTGTTGGGTTTGTTCGCGGCCGCGCTGCTGACCCGTCAGCTGCCGGGCAGCGGGCTGTTCCGCACCCTGTACGTGCTGCCGTGGGTGTGTTCGCCGCTGGCGGTCGCGGTGCTGTGGCACTGGATCCTGGCGCCGACCGACGGCGCGGTGAGCACCCTGCTGAATCGGCGGATCGAATGGCTGACCGATCCGGGGCTGGCACTACCTGTCGTCTCGGCCGTGACGGTCTGGATGAACGTCGGTTACGTGACGCTGTTCTTCCTGGCCGGCATCCTGGCGATTCCGCCGCAGATCCACGCCGCGGCCCTCCTCGACGGCGCGACGAGCTGGCAGCGGTTCTGGCACATCACGCTGCCGATGCTGCGCCCGACCCTGTTCTTCGTCTCGGTCACCGGCATCGTGAGCGCGGCGCAGGTGTTCGACACCGTGTACGCCCTGACCGGCGGCGGCCCCGCGGGGCGTACCGATCTGGTGGCGCACCGCATCTATGCCGAGGCGTTCGGCGCCGCCGCGATCGGGCGCGCGGCGGTGATGGCGCTGGTGCTGTTCGTCATCCTGGTCGGTGCCACGGTCGTCCAGCATCTCTATTTCCGCCGGCGGATCAGCTATGACCTCACGTAGCGCGCTGATCTACCTCGGACTGCTCGCCGGTGCGCTGGTCACGCTGGCCCCGTTCGGGCTCGGCCTGTTGACGTCGTTCACGTCCGCGCAGCAGTTCGCGACCGGTACCCCGCTGTCGCTGCCGAGCCCGCCGACGCTGGCCAACTACGCCGCACTGGGTGACGCCGGCTTCGGCCGAGCGCTGGCGGTGACCGCCTTGATGACGGCGATCATCACGCTGGGGCAGCTGACGTTCTCGGTGCTGGCGGGGTACGCCTTTGCCCGTGTGGAGTTCCGCGGCCGGGACGGGTTGTTCTGGGTGTACATCGCCACGTTGATGGTGCCGGGCACTGTGACCGTGGTGCCGCTGTACCTGATGATGGCCGAGCTGGGCTTGCGGAACACGTTCTGGGCGTTGGTGTTGCCGTTCCTGTTCGGCTCCCCATACGCGATCTTCCTTCTGCGCGAGTACTTTCGCGCCATCCCCGCCGACCTGGTCAACGCCGCACGTCTGGACGGCGCCAACACCCTCGATGTGATCGTGCACGTGGTGTTACCCGCCAGCAAGCCCATCCTGGTCACCCTGACTCTGATCACCGTTGTCAGCCAATGGAACTCGTTCATGTGGCCATTGGTCATCACCAGCGGCAACACCTGGCGGGTGTTGACGGTCGCGACGGCCGGGTTGCAGACGCAATACAACGCGCAATGGACGCTGGTGATGGCGGCGACGACCGTGGCGATTGTCCCGCTGATCGCGTTGTTCTTGGTGTTCCAGCGCCAGATCGTGCGCTCGATTGTGGTCACGGGGCTGAAATGAGCTGGCCACCACGGTTCTCCTCCCGGATGCTGGCCGGGCTGATTGCCGTCGCGCTGCTGCTGGTCGCCGGAGCGCTGGTACTGGGGCGGTCCCCCGAGCGGTCGGGTAAGACCGTCGTCACCGTGCGATTGTGGGACCCGCAGGTCGCGGCCGCCTACGCCGAATCCTTCGCCGAATTCAGCCGCACCCACCCCGGCATCGAGGTCCGCGCGAGCGTCGTCCCTTACGCCAACTACTTCACCACGCTGCGCACCGACGTCGCCGCCGGCGGCGCCGACGACATCTTCTGGCTCAACAACGCCAATTTCGCCGAATACGCCGACAACATGCGGCTGATGGCCGTCGATCCCAACACCGACTGGGACCCGTCGGTGGTCGCCCAATTCACCCGCGGCGCCACGCTGTGGGGTGTGCCGCAGCTGACCGACGCCGGAATCGCCCTCTACTACAACGCCGACCTGCTGGCCGCCGACGGCGTCGACGCCACCGAGCTGGACACGCTGCGCTGGGATCCCGACCTCGCCGTCGATACCCTGCGGCCCCTGCTCAAGCACCTCACCCACGGCAGGCAGTGGGGATACAACGCCGCCAACGACTTACAGGGCATCTACCTCAACTACATCGGCTCGGCGGGCGGGGTGTTCTCCGACGGGGACCGGTTCGCGTTCGACAACCCGCAATCCGCAATCGCATTCCGGTATGTTGTCGGGCTGATCAACACCGACCACGTCGCCCCGCCGGCCTCGGACACCAACGACAACGGTGACTTCTCCCGCAACCAGTTCCTGGCCGGGCGGATGGCGCTGTTCCAGTCGGGCACGTACAACCTTGCTCAGGTGGCCGAGCAGGCTACGTTCCGCTGGGGTGTAGCGATGCTGCCCGCCGGACCGGGTGGCCGGGTCAGCGTCACCAATGGCATTGTCGCCGCAGGTAATCCGGCAAGCCGTCATCCCGACGCGGTCCGCCAGGTGCTGGCGTGGCTGGGCAGCGTTCGCGGCAACTCCTACGTCGGCAGGCGTGGCGCGGCCATTCCGGCGGTGTTGCCCGCCCAACAGGTGTACTTCGACTACTGGTCGGGCAAGGGCGTGGACGTCACACCGTTCTTCCGGGTGCTCGACGGCCCGCGGATTCCCGCACCGGGTGGACCTGGCTTCGCCGCGGGGTATCAGGCGATCAAACCGTACTTCGACGAAATGTTCCTGGGTCGAATGCCGGTTGGCGAGGCCCTGGCCGCGGCTCAGCGGGCGGCCAACGCCGCGGCCGCGCGTTAGACGCCGCGCCGAGCGAAGTCGGCGGCGCGCTTTCGGCAACTTCGCGCTAGCAGCGGGCGAGGCTGTAGTTATCGACATGGTTACTCGAACTTCTTCGCGGTAACTACCGGCTCGCCGCACAAGCCGACTAGGTACCCGCGAGCACCGTCACCTGCAAGCCGATCGACACCGCGCACACGATCGCCGAGATCGCGAGCACCAGCCAGTCGGCGCGCTTGGGCCCCGACGGCGCGGCCGAGATCATGCCGGTCCCGCCGCGCGCGGTGATCGCATCGCCCATCTCGTCAGCGCGCCGCAGCGCGACAGTGACACCGGCCGACATCAGGTCCACCATCTCTATCGCCCACCGACGGCGCCGTGCCCTGCGACTGGTCAACACCGGCCGCGGCCGCAGCCGTCGCGCGGCGTAGAGCAACCGGAACTCGTCGAGCAGCATCGGAAAGGCCCGAAGCGACAAGGCAAGTGCCACCGCCCAGTCGTCGACCGGGATACGGAAGACTCTCAAGGGCCGCCCCAGCCGCGCCACCGCGGGCGCAATGTCGGCGACGTTCGTCGTCCACGACACCATCATCCCCAGCGCCAACAGCACGATCGCGACCACGGTTATGCGCAGGAATTTCAGCAGCCCACCGAGTTCGAACGCGTGGGAGGCCAGATGCACCACCGGCGTTCCGCCGCCCAGCGCCGCGGTCACCCCGCCGAGCAGCAGCAAGGCCCACAACCACTTCGGCACCGACGGCACCGCACCGCGCGGGATCCGCGCAATTTTGATCGCGATGCCGACGACGATCGCGACCAGGGCGATCGGCACCCACTCCGGGTAGAACGCCAGTAGCGCCGAAAAGCCGAGGACAACAATCAGTTTGGTGCCCGCCCACAGTTCGTGGATCGGCGAGGTGCCGGGCACCGGACGCAGCAACACCACCGGGCGGGGCTGGCGGGCGGGTGTCATGACAATCCCTCGGTGAGCACACCGTCGCGCAGGTGCAGGGTGCGCGGGCACAGCTCTTCCAACCCGACGAAGTCGTGCGAGATCACCACGACGGTCAGGCCGCTGTTGCGGCGCAGGTCGCTCAGCAACCGCAGCAAGCCACGCTGGCTGGCGGCGTCCAACCCGGCCAGCGGCTCGTCGAGAATCAACGCCTGCGGTGAGCGGGCCAGTAGCCCGGCGATCACCACCCGGCGCATCTGACCGCCCGAGAGCTGGTCGACGCGGCGCCCGGCCAGCGACGCATCGAGGCCCACCTTGGCCAGCGCGGCGCTCACCCGAGCGGTGTCATGCGGCGAAAAGCCGCCAGCAGAAGCAACTTCGGAGTCGACGTGGCTGCGCATCAGCTGCAACCGCGCAGCCTGAAAGGCGATCGCCACTTCACCCACACAGTCCGGTGCAGGGCGCCCGCGCACCAGGCACGAACCAGCCGTTGGTGTGGTCAGACCCGCCATGATCCAGGCGAGCGTGGACTTTCCTGACCCGTTGCCGCCGTGAATCAGAAGACCGTCACCCTCGTGGACGGAAAAGGTGACGTCGGTCAACGCGGGCTTGGCCCATGGTGTCCCCGCGGCGTATTCGTGGGTGACGTGCCCGAGCTGAAGCACCGGTTTGGCGGCGCGCGGCGTCGCGCTCACCGTCGCGGTGGGTGCAGCGGCGCTTTCGACCATGTCGGTGTTGTCGAGCGACTCGGTGAGATTGACGGTGCGGTCGGCGCTGTCGGCTTCGTTGTTGTAGTGGGTGATCGACACCAGGGCCATTTGATGACGTTCGGTCAGACCGGACAACACACTGAGCAGTGCTTCGCGCCCGCGCTGGTCGACCATGCTGGTGACCTCGTCGGCAATCAACATCGACGGTTGGCGGGCCAACGCCGCGGCCACCGCCAGACGTTGAAGCTCGCCGCCGGACAGCCCACCGGTGTCCCGCTCCTCCATGCCGGCCAGGCCGACCTCGTCGAGCAACGCCGCAATGTCGGTGCGGGTTCCCGGCGGCAGGCCGAAGACGACGTCGTCGGCGACTCGCGTTCCCAGGACCTGACTTTCGGGGTGCTGCATGATCACGGCCGTCCCGCCGAGCTGCCCTAGACCGATGGCGCCGGGCCGCTCGATCAAACCCGATGTGGGTGGCCGCCCGGACAGCAGCAGCATCAGCGTCGTCTTCCCGGAGCCGTTGGCACCGGTGATCGCCACGTGTTCCCCGGCCTCGACGTCCAAACTCAGCGGGCGGAGTGCGTCGTGCGCAGCGTTGGGATAGCGGAAGCGGGCGTCGACCAGGCGCACCGGAACCGGTGCGACCGGCCCCGATTCGTCCGGGGTTTCGAGCTTGTGTACGTCGGGAATGCCGCGCAACCGATCCAGCACCCGCGAGAGCGCCCACCACCCGACCAGGGTCACGACCATGATCGAGAAGATCGCGTAGACCATCAGCAGCGCGGGCCAGTACTGCAAGGCGACACCGAACACGTGCCGAGCGTCTTCGGCTGCCGGCCGGAAGGGCTCGAAGCGCGACATCACCGAGACCACGCCGTCGAAGTTGGCGGTCATCGCCGAGAAGGTCAGCGTGCGCAGCCGAACCAGCACGGTCAGCGCGGCGATGATGAAGACACCGAAGACCACACCGGCCACCAGCCCCACCGCGATGACGGTCGGGGTGCCGCGTCCGCGGCGTTTCATGATGCCGGCCAGGCCGCCGACGTACGCGCAGTTGACCACGACCATCAGTCCGCTGATCCCCGCGATCAGGAACGCGACGACGCCGGCGGCGAAGGTCGCGGCCAGCAGCACCCGGATGCGGTAGCGGTAACCGAGCAGACCCATCGGCACGGTGGTGAGAAGCGACAGACCCCCCGCAAACGGCACAATGACCGAGATGATCGCCAGCGCGGCGGCTAGCGCCGCCATCACGGAGGCCTGGGCCATCTCGACCGGCGACAGCGCGCGGGCGGCCCGGCGATCGACCGTCGGGCGGGACGGCTGCGCGGGCGCCTCCGGTCTCGTCGCGGTCATCACCTGATTCTGCCAGTCGCCGCGGGCTGCTAGTCGGTTCGACCTGCCGCGGCAGGCGCCGGCTGTGCACATGCTGTGAGAAAGCCCACCCGGCTCGGCGGGAGACAACATAGTATTTCTATGTAAATATAGATGTATGAGTCCGACGCCCACTCAGGGACGTCCCGGCGCCGCTGCCTCCGGCCAGGCCGGCCTGGGTTCTGATCTGCTCACAGTCGTTGCCCGGCTCAACCGGCTGGCCACCCAGCGCATCCGGCTGCCGCTGCCCTGGGCGCAGGCCCGACTGCTCGGCACCATCGACGACCAGGGTGAGGCCCGCATCTCCGACCTCGCCGAGCTCGACCACTGCTCCCAGCCGACGATGACGACCCAAGTTCGTCGCCTCGAAGACGCCGGCCTGGTGGCCCGCACCCCCGACCCCGCCGACGCGCGCGCGGTCCGCATCCGCATCACCCCCGAGGGTCAAACCGTGCTGGCCCAAGTCCGCGCGGACCGCGCATCGGTCATCGACCCGCGCATCGAGCGGCTTTCCGAAGAGGACCGCGAAACTCTGTCCGCCGCCGTCGAGGCGATGCGTCGCCTGGTCGACGACATCGACAGCTCCCCCGACAAGTAGTAAGGAGTGAGCCACTCATGTGGCGCCAACCCAAGGCCGTATGGGCCGTCGCGTTCGCTGCCGTCATCGCGTTCATGGGCATCGGACTCGTCGACCCGATCCTCAAACCGATCGCCGACAACCTCAACGCCACACCGTCACAGGTGTCGCTGCTATTCACCAGCTACATGGCCGTCATGGGCGTGGCGATGCTCGTCACCGGCGTGGTGTCCAGCCGCATCGGCCCGAAGCGCACATTGCTGCTCGGCCTGGTGATCATCATCGCCGGCGCCGGACTGGCCGGGATGAGCGACACCGTGACGGGCATCGTCGGGTGGCGGGCCCTGTGGGGACTGGGCAATGCACTGTTCATCGCGACGGCGTTGGCCACCATCGTCAGCTCGGCGCGCGGGTCGGTGGCCCAAGCCATCATCCTCTACGAGGCGGCGCTGGGCCTGGGCATCGCAGTCGGCCCGCTGGCCGGTGGCGTACTCGGCGGAATTTCTTGGCGCGGG includes:
- a CDS encoding DUF2232 domain-containing protein encodes the protein MTATRPEAPAQPSRPTVDRRAARALSPVEMAQASVMAALAAALAIISVIVPFAGGLSLLTTVPMGLLGYRYRIRVLLAATFAAGVVAFLIAGISGLMVVVNCAYVGGLAGIMKRRGRGTPTVIAVGLVAGVVFGVFIIAALTVLVRLRTLTFSAMTANFDGVVSVMSRFEPFRPAAEDARHVFGVALQYWPALLMVYAIFSIMVVTLVGWWALSRVLDRLRGIPDVHKLETPDESGPVAPVPVRLVDARFRYPNAAHDALRPLSLDVEAGEHVAITGANGSGKTTLMLLLSGRPPTSGLIERPGAIGLGQLGGTAVIMQHPESQVLGTRVADDVVFGLPPGTRTDIAALLDEVGLAGMEERDTGGLSGGELQRLAVAAALARQPSMLIADEVTSMVDQRGREALLSVLSGLTERHQMALVSITHYNNEADSADRTVNLTESLDNTDMVESAAAPTATVSATPRAAKPVLQLGHVTHEYAAGTPWAKPALTDVTFSVHEGDGLLIHGGNGSGKSTLAWIMAGLTTPTAGSCLVRGRPAPDCVGEVAIAFQAARLQLMRSHVDSEVASAGGFSPHDTARVSAALAKVGLDASLAGRRVDQLSGGQMRRVVIAGLLARSPQALILDEPLAGLDAASQRGLLRLLSDLRRNSGLTVVVISHDFVGLEELCPRTLHLRDGVLTEGLS
- a CDS encoding sugar ABC transporter substrate-binding protein yields the protein MSWPPRFSSRMLAGLIAVALLLVAGALVLGRSPERSGKTVVTVRLWDPQVAAAYAESFAEFSRTHPGIEVRASVVPYANYFTTLRTDVAAGGADDIFWLNNANFAEYADNMRLMAVDPNTDWDPSVVAQFTRGATLWGVPQLTDAGIALYYNADLLAADGVDATELDTLRWDPDLAVDTLRPLLKHLTHGRQWGYNAANDLQGIYLNYIGSAGGVFSDGDRFAFDNPQSAIAFRYVVGLINTDHVAPPASDTNDNGDFSRNQFLAGRMALFQSGTYNLAQVAEQATFRWGVAMLPAGPGGRVSVTNGIVAAGNPASRHPDAVRQVLAWLGSVRGNSYVGRRGAAIPAVLPAQQVYFDYWSGKGVDVTPFFRVLDGPRIPAPGGPGFAAGYQAIKPYFDEMFLGRMPVGEALAAAQRAANAAAAR
- a CDS encoding energy-coupling factor transporter transmembrane protein EcfT, coding for MTPARQPRPVVLLRPVPGTSPIHELWAGTKLIVVLGFSALLAFYPEWVPIALVAIVVGIAIKIARIPRGAVPSVPKWLWALLLLGGVTAALGGGTPVVHLASHAFELGGLLKFLRITVVAIVLLALGMMVSWTTNVADIAPAVARLGRPLRVFRIPVDDWAVALALSLRAFPMLLDEFRLLYAARRLRPRPVLTSRRARRRRWAIEMVDLMSAGVTVALRRADEMGDAITARGGTGMISAAPSGPKRADWLVLAISAIVCAVSIGLQVTVLAGT
- a CDS encoding carbohydrate ABC transporter permease produces the protein MTSRSALIYLGLLAGALVTLAPFGLGLLTSFTSAQQFATGTPLSLPSPPTLANYAALGDAGFGRALAVTALMTAIITLGQLTFSVLAGYAFARVEFRGRDGLFWVYIATLMVPGTVTVVPLYLMMAELGLRNTFWALVLPFLFGSPYAIFLLREYFRAIPADLVNAARLDGANTLDVIVHVVLPASKPILVTLTLITVVSQWNSFMWPLVITSGNTWRVLTVATAGLQTQYNAQWTLVMAATTVAIVPLIALFLVFQRQIVRSIVVTGLK
- a CDS encoding carbohydrate ABC transporter permease; its protein translation is MAKVTTRRVRSTVLGYALLAPSLFGVVCFLLLPMLVVVWLSLHRWDLLGPIRYVGLDNWRSVLTDAGFGNSLLVTLAFVAIVVPVQIVLGLFAAALLTRQLPGSGLFRTLYVLPWVCSPLAVAVLWHWILAPTDGAVSTLLNRRIEWLTDPGLALPVVSAVTVWMNVGYVTLFFLAGILAIPPQIHAAALLDGATSWQRFWHITLPMLRPTLFFVSVTGIVSAAQVFDTVYALTGGGPAGRTDLVAHRIYAEAFGAAAIGRAAVMALVLFVILVGATVVQHLYFRRRISYDLT
- a CDS encoding MarR family winged helix-turn-helix transcriptional regulator; translation: MSPTPTQGRPGAAASGQAGLGSDLLTVVARLNRLATQRIRLPLPWAQARLLGTIDDQGEARISDLAELDHCSQPTMTTQVRRLEDAGLVARTPDPADARAVRIRITPEGQTVLAQVRADRASVIDPRIERLSEEDRETLSAAVEAMRRLVDDIDSSPDK